In the genome of Malania oleifera isolate guangnan ecotype guangnan chromosome 5, ASM2987363v1, whole genome shotgun sequence, the window TTGAATCACTAACCATGATAGAAAGCACACTACATTGTACAAAAAATTATGGACCAAATGTTTAAACTTTTTAACTATAGCTtatcttctcttttccctttactcATTCAATATCAATGACTTATTATATTATTCATACATATCAACTTTCTTATGCTAAACACTTAATGTGTCAAAGCAAAGTGCAAACATTTTTGCTAGTTAAATATAAGAATTGAATATCATGGCCATTACATTTTTAAGAATCTTGAAAGATCTAGTGAATCTAACGTTACcttgttttaaataaaaattaacttaaaaaaattaaaagaacagCTCGGTGTACAAAGCTCTCACATAAGCAGGATCTAAGAAAGGAGCCAACCATTATGGATGTCATATGTTTTATAAAGCAGCCTCTTCTCTTTTACTTCTGTCGTCTAGATATATTATTGTTACAAAACACGCCATTAGGTCATACGCATACAAacacactgaaaataaaaaagaaaacacATGAAGATGAGAAGAAAGAAATAATTCAATTTTCTTGTGCTTACACCCCAcaaatttattgtgaaaaatttCACTGTACTATCAGCAAAAATTGCTTTAGGGTTTTAACCTTAGGGCTCCCGACCAGCGGCAACTTAACAATATAGAATTCGCCCCAGTTCATATCCTTTCCCTGTCAATTGgtttgctttgctctctttctccaCGAGGAGAAGAGAGAAACTGAAAGCAGCTTCGAGCTAGCAAAGAGATGGCTCATGCTTTTGGTCCTTGGAGCCTCTTCCTTCATCTCCTCATCATCAATCTGGTCAGTATATATTCTCCAAACCATACCCAGATCATTCTCTGAGCATGATTATTATTGTTGGCAACTATATAGTATCCAACAAATTCTTGAACCCTTCCCCCCCTTTCCTCTTCTTTTTAACCCATTCTTTACCCATGCCTATggctttctttgttttctttaatactgaattttcaattttttcagtGCACTCATGGAATTGGAGCAAGGGAGATGGTCGAAGAACACTGGAAAGAACTGACAAATCCCCAGGAAAAGATCATTCAGAAATTTCTCATACAAGAAGATCAGAAGAATGTTTTACAGCTTCCCATGGAGGACCATCATGTTCATCATCCATCCCACAAGAATCACATGGACCCTTCATTACTTGTGTTCTTCACATTGGACGAACTTAAGGAGGGGCAGGGCATGCCCATCTACTTTCCCAAAAGAGacccttcttcttctcctcactTCTCGCTCAGAGAAGGAGCAGAGTCCATACCCTTTTCACTGTCACAGCTCCCAAAGCTTCTCCAATTCTTCTCATTCTCTCCAAGCTCTCCTCAAGCCAGAGCCATGGAGGACACTCTCAGAGAATGTGAGACCAAGCCCATCAATGGTGAAACCAAAATTTGTGCCACTTCCTTAGAATCCATGCTTGATTTTACCAAAACGATCCTTGGGAAAGAGACTCAATCGGAAGCTCTAAGCACCACTCACCTCACAAAGTCAAGTACCCTTTTGCAAAACTATACTATCTTGAAAGTGAGCAGAGAGGTTCCAGCTCCCAAGATTGTTGCTTGTCACACCATGCCTTACCCTTACGCTGTTTTCTACTGCCACAGCCATGGGAGTAAGAGCATGGTGTTCAAGGTTTTGGTGCAGGGTGAAAATGGTGACAGAGTGGATGCTGTGGTAGTCTGCCACTTGGATACGTCTCAGTGGGGCCGCGGTCATGTGTCGTTTCGGGTGCTCAGGATCGAACCGGGGACCTCCCCTGTCTGCCATTTCTTCCCGGCGGATAATCTAGTGTGGGTTCCTACCTTGCTGTAATTGGTAATATATATGCTCTGTGCTGTGATGATTGGAGTTTTGATAAGTTTTGATATGCAGAATAAACAGGATTGTGGAATGTGAATCTTGTTTTCTATATATAGTTTCAAGTGTGTATCCTGTGCAGGTGAAATGAACTGTATTTTGTGAAATTTGACGGAACCCAGCACAAGTTTATAATTCAAGACAACTAATAACATGAAAAGCCCAGTAGATTAGTCGAACAGCGAAGGTACTCAGATACCATCGAAGGGGAAAACGGCATAGGCATCGCTAAAGATGAGACAATTGGTGATTGCTAAGGAGCAAATCATAGCCATCTAAAGAGAAAGATTTCAAAGCTAAGAATTCCTTTATGGTTACTTGCAATGCGTGGTATAAATATATTAATGCAGTAAGCTTTCAGCTAGTATCAACGTATCATCACTTCTTGTATTGTATCTACTTTGAGTGAGTTGCTTGTTGAAATATGACCCACATGAAATGAAAGGGTAATGGACATTTTGGATAAAAGGGTAATGGACATTTTGGATTAATGGATTATGGTGACTtttggtttataaaattttatgagAATTAATGGGAAAGTGTAAGGGGTTTTTTCCTATTAATGCCTACTTTTATGGGGAGTATAAAATTGTTTATTAAgttaaagtttatttatttaatttgtaatttttataatttaataatttaaataagaatttaaactttaaacataattaatgcaTCTAAATAGATTTAATGTATCATTAAATATGCAATTCTTGAAAATCTTTCACATACAATCTAATTTTTTCCGAacaatatgaaaatttaaattcgaaaaaaaaaaaaaaaaggcgtcCATTGTCTAACGGATATGACAAAGTTCTTCTAAATCTTTGGTATCGGTTCAAATCCTATTGGACGcgatttatttccatattttataGATGTCTATGTCAAGAAAGATATTTTGAATGATTTGAATCAAAGACGTTTATAGTCAGGTCATTTCGGGGCAAGCGGATCATTTATGATGAAGAGGATGAGCTTCAAGAGAATGATTCGGAGTTCTTGCAAAGTGGCACCATGCAGTACCAGACACGAGATAGATCTTCCAAAGAACAAGACTTTTTTCAAATAAGCCAATTCATTTGGGACCCTACGAATCCACTATTTTTTCTATTCAAAGATCAGCCATTTGTCTATTTCTTGTTTTacttaaaattaatatttttcatgatattTTTCACTTAAGAACATATATTAACTCATATCTCTTTTTCAATCGTTTCAATTGTAATTACAattcatttgataattttattcgtcgatgaaatcacTGGACTATATGATTTGTCAAAAAAGGGTATGATAGTTacttttttttctatataaaagGACTATTCGTTACTCATTGGACTTATTTGGAGCGAAGCTGCCATCCAAAGTTGTGATACCtcatggaagaaagacttaaaaaggattagatgttactacccatatcaacaaggtgcatcttTCTTTTTGAGAGTCTtttcataagaactccacggttaagcatgcttggcttggagtaatttTGGAATGGGCgaccttctgagaagttttctcaagcagtgtgtgagtgaggacaaaatacacttAAAAAGACATGTATTGGTCTGTGGGGCccgtcattagttcgataagactcgccccctgttgtctagtccaggtggagaaggagagatgcaatgctccctaacaaacccaggttggggcgttacaaaatggtattagagtaattatccagccgaaagtgtgatgagattcatatcgcgtgggtttggaaatgtggattCGCAATGACGatgttgcgttctgtaagtgcaAGAAAatatgataccccatggaagaaagacttaaaaaggattaaatgttactacccatataaTCAAGGTGTACCTTTGTTTtcgggagtcttcccataagaactccacggttaagcgtgcttgacttggagtaatcttgggatgggtgaccttctggaaagttttcttaagaagtatgtgagtgaggacaaaagaCACTTAAAAGGACACGTGTTAGTCTGTGAGgctagtcattagttcgataaaaCCCGCCCcatgttgtctggtccaggtataggaggagagatgcagtgctccctaacagacctaggttggggtgtTATAAAAGCATTCTTTCTGTAAAGATTGGTGAGTAGGGTGGCTTCTTTCAAAGGAAAGTGGATGTGATCGACTCTTTAGAGAGAAGTAGGGGTAATTGTCATTTATTAACCGATCGAAACGTTCATAGAAAAAatgtagacgagagattttacgtggttcggcaagattgcctatgtccacggagtGTGCACttagagaaaaatccactatgaaacgatgacagtacaagatctgatcagaCTCTCCCCGATCCCAGATCCCCTATACACCCCTTCAACTATCAAACCAGTGAAGAAAaaatcttcctagagagaaagGCCCCGctagctctccttgcacaaaatgacaagcaatactCTCTTTTTTCcatgacttacaaacatatatataacaccACACAACTATTGAATTTAGAGACAATCCAACGGCTATGATAAaaaccacaataaataaataaataaataatattttttttaacaatctccaccttggcttttaatcacagccaaacacaacattccatccccacGCTCTGGGATGCTTCgtcaacaatcaacaagagactacattaactaagtccaaacagcgcttgaacttagctaatgtaatAGGTTTCGTGAGCATATCAGTAGCATTTCCATCTGTATGGATCTTCAATAACTAGAACTTACCACTTTCAAACCAACCTCTAACTGCATGGTACCGCACGTCAATATGGTTTGTGCGAAAGTGGTTGACCTGATTCCTTACCAAGTGgatcgcactctgactatcacagaatACGTGTAACCTATCTTGCATAATACCAAGTTCCTAAATCAGTCCAGTTAACTACAAAGCCTCCTTACCTGCCTTTGTCAAAGCTATATATTCAGCTTTTGTAGTAGACAAAGTTGTAGTAGGTTGAAACATAGTCatccaactaatggaaccactagccatggtaaaaatgaagccaTAAGTAGACCTCCTTTTATCTAAATCACCTGCATAATCAGATTTTACATAAAcctgaacattacaatcatcagtactttcaaacaagataccataatcagaagtgccacgcaaatatctaaaaatccatttcAGCACATTCCAATGCAATCTACCTGGATCagccatatatttgcttaccaaactaactgcatatgataggtctactacataccatagcatacattagactctCTATTGCACTGGCATAAGGCACACTAGCTGTATCCAACTTATCCTCGTCAGTTGAAGGATACAGTTTAGTAgacaaatgaaaataagaagCTAGAGGTGTACTTATTGGTTTAGTCttatccatattaaacctttccaacaccttctcaatatacttaccctgtGACAACCACAACTTTTTCTATTGTTAGTCCCTCCtgatttccatgccaaggatctttttagctgcaccaagatccttcatctcaaactcatcctgtaacctggctttcaacacattcaactcatcAATACTATTAGAGGCAATCAActtgtcatccacatatagcataaggatcacatatacaccactgttaagcaatctaaagtaaacacaactgtcataactacttctaacatacccaatcctcaacatataagaatcaaacctcttataccattgcctaggggattgctttaaaccataaagagacctattcaacttGCATACCGAGTGttctttaccttgttccacaaaccccttttcttgctccataaagatatcttcctccaactcaccatgaaagaaagctgtctttacatccatttgttccagATCTAAATTATGCATggcaaccaatgctaacaaggatctaatagaagcatgcttaacaacGGGAGAAAAGATTTCCttataatctattccttcttcctgtttgaatccttttgctactaacctAGCCTTATAGTTTATCCCTTCTGATTCTaaagtaggttctttctttctgaaAACTCCTTTACAACCAATCAGCATCCTGTCCTTGGGCTTCTGAACCAACACCCAAGTGTTATTCTTATGAAaagactccatctcctcaaccatggctcTAAGACAACTAACTCATTTAGAACTCTAAACTGcttcctgaaaatcagaaggatctccactactagtaataAGAGGAAATGCAATTAAGCCCTTAAACCCATACCTGACCGAaggcttaacattcctcctttctctGCCGGTGGTTAGCCCTGTAGGCTCATGTTTATCACCTGTCTGAGGAATTTCCCAAGGAACTGTAGCTTGTCTCGCTGTATCCTATGCAACAAAATCAACAACAGTAGTCTGAGTATTACCTATACCTAAATTCTGAATATTGTCCAACTCCACTTGAATAGGTACTCCGGCTGAATCAGACTCCACCTTTTTATCAACATTCTTCTTCAACATGGCTGCCTCATCGAAGACCATATCCCTACTAATGACCACCTTCCGTGCCATAGGATCCCATAACCAGTATCCCTTCACtccttcttggaaaccaagaaatacgTGCGGTTTGGATttagagtccaactttgatctttcttgttcctgcacatgcacatatgatggacaaccaaatattATCAACACAGAGTAATCTACTAGCTTACATGTCCATACCTCCTTAGGAATCTTTGCGTCAATAGCTGCAGAAGGAGACCTGTTTACCAAGTAGCATGCCATACTCACTACTTCTACCTAGAATGACTTAGGCAGATTAGCCTGAATCCTCATATATCTTACCCTctctagtaatgttttgttcatcCTTTCATCCAACCCATTCTACTGTGACCCATGTGGAGCTGTATAGTGCCTTGTGATCCCCTCTTCCTTATAGAAGTCAATtaactggttattttttgtactCCAGTCCATTGTCAAATCTAAAAAACTTCACTTGTTTCCCTATTTGTTTCTCTGTCTGAGTTTTCCATTCCCTGAACTTACTGAATACCTCACTCCTGTGCTTCAGAAAATACACCCAGACTTTCATTGAAAAGTTctcaataaatgagacaaaataaacAGCACCACTGTGAGACTGTACCTGTACTAGACCCCATACATATGAATGAATGTACTCCAGCACCTCCTTGCTTGTATGCTTTCCTATTCTAAAACTCACCCTATGTTGTTTACCAAACAAACAGTATTTACAAaacttaagcttacaacaagaattacctccTAGTAAGTTCCGCCTGTGCAGCTCCTACAAACCacgctcactcatgtgacccaaCCTTATATGCCACAGAGTAGTATCATTTGTATTTGTATCTGAAGAGGTactagctgcagctccacctgtcactgtgctacccaccaaagtgtacaaattgttccttagatgacccttcattactaccagtgaacctctagccactttTGGCACACCATCCCTATCTGAAAAAGAGGAACCATTACTGTCCAAAGCGCCAaggaaatcaaatttttttttagatctcgaacatgcctcacatccctgatggttctaaccacaccatcaaacatcctgattctgaccgttccaataccaagaataccacaagaagcatcattacccatcaacatCGTCCCTCAAGAGATTGGTTCAGAAAAGTCAAATTAGTCCTtgtatggacacatatgatatgagcacgcCGAATCTAAAGTCCAAGTATCGGCTAAGTAACTGGAACCTCTAGTAACAACCAAAAGATCCCCATCAAAAACTGATGAACTGCTCTCCACTACAGTAGCCTGCTTAGTCTTCTTCCtgttcttttcctctaaatctcttttcctccttaGACAGTCCTTCTTCACAtgcccttttttcccaaaataaaagcAACCACTCCTCCAGTTCTCATTCTTACCCCTAGGCTTGGATCGAGATTTCCCTCGATTCCAATTACCCCTGCTAGAACTCCTGCCTCACtgttggctagactcacccttagccaTCGACCCTTCTCCATGTCATGGATAAtctggtttgtgaaaattctcactctcatcaattgtaagagtctccttacctagcagtagtgtggttttcaaagtatcaagtgaactgggaaacgaatacaacagaatcagtgctttatcttcctcctcaatttttacctcaatactcagcAACTGCGTGATTATcgtattgaaataattgaggtggtctctgATTTCTGTGCCCTTAGTCATCCTCAACTGATACAACTGTTTCTTCAAATACAGCTTATTAACTaaggacttggacatataaatattctccaattttttccaaagctcagctggagatgtttcattcaacacactgtatttaatttCCTAGAGCTAAACTTAAGCGAATGGTACTTACCATTTTTATTTCCAACTCCTCCCACTGATCATCTGACATGGTCTCTAGCTTCTTGTTTTTCCCATATAGTGCCATCAGTCCCTATTAAACTAACACATCCTTCACAGTGCTCTGCcacaaattgaaattattttttccattaaagGGCTTCACCTCGAACTTGGCCGTCGAAGTACTcaccattttaaaaaaaaaaattctcctttttttttttctctctcctctgaTATCAGCACCTGTCAAGATGACGTCAGCGTGATGTCAGCGCTCCACGAGGAGGATCCATGCCTCAACCCGGTTGCTGGGTCTGACTCGGATCCTTGATCCACTGCACATGCGACCCACACGTGTTCTACCTAACTTGGATGCTGACCTATGCCTTGACCCGGCGGGTTCCGCTTGGATCCGACCCGCAACCCAGCCTCTTGACCCACGTGTCAACCCGTTGCATTCCATACCCGACCCGATTCTAAATCTAGGTCTGTCACCAAACTCTGGCACTattcatcatgttcttcatccatgaaaattttttttcttcacaCATTCAATTGAGAAATGATCCTCCTTCAATTTTGAAATCATTCCTCACTTTTATAGtgatatattgtgctaattatgTATCTAAGGAAAATTATGTttaggaaagtgggacttaagtgGTCCATTGTGACACCCAACTTCCCTGGAAATTTACCTGGtataatttagcacaatcatcaCTAGGCCTCACTGCTATGTCATCAGCACCACCTCAGCAAACGGTGTCATAACGGTAAGGGAATATTCCGCCAGTTAGGGAATATTTCTTACGCATGCTTTATTGTTTTAATTTAGTATGGACTCACTTTTGTTGGGTTAATAAATGTATTTATGCATGCAAGGGCTGAAATGTTATTGGCCGGATTTTATATACCTTTTATGATGAAATTATTATTCTGGGGTATTATTTATCTGCTTTGAATGTGGACAATTTATTTCTTAGATATTTATCAATTAATGTTTAtattatggttagcatgttgCCACCAAAGTGATCTTGCTAATAAGAGTTATAAATattgaattgaaatatgattttgcaaaaattattatGGAATGATTATTTGATTATTACGGTTGATCgaaaggtgcaccaactttcaagtAATCATTAAATTAATCAGGATAATGGATATAATGATAGTGAGATTGGAATGGATGTCCAAAGGTGACAAgccaatcaaaatttaaagggTTATCAATTATGCCTGGGTGAGTGAAAATCACCATCAAATTTGAATGATATTGCATTAGTTAATCCAAAGATTCAACGCAATATTACTAATGAAAGTAATTTTTCTTAAGGCATTAATGTTGTAATAATTTATTGCAGTGTTAGTTCCTATTTCACTTCATTCGTTAGCTTCTTCTATTCCGATCTTTGATGGAACTAATCTCTTTGACTGGAACGAACAGATtcagtttcaccttggtgttctAAATCTTGACTTAGCACTGTGAATTGACAAATCGGCTGCTATTACTGAAACAAGCAGTGCAGAGCTGCAAGATTTGTATAAGTCATGGGAAAGATCAAATAGATTAAGCATCATATTTATGCAAATGTGTATTGTGAGCAATATTAAGTTAATGCTTCCTCAAATTGAAAATGCAAAGGAATATTTCAAGGATTTGGAAGATTGAATTAGTTCAGCAGACAAGTACCTTAGAGGGAGATTAATGGCTGAACTTACCACCATGAAATTTGATGGTAGTCGTGGAATGAATGAACACGTCCTTGAAATGACCAATCTAGTTGCAAGACTCAAGTCTCTGGGTATGAATAATGATAAAAGTTTCCTAGTTTAGTTCATTCTGAATTCCTTGCCTACTTAGTATGGGCCatttcagattcactataacactATTAAGGAAAagtggaatgtgaatgaattggtGAGTATGTTAATTCAAGAAGAGGTAAGACTTAGGCAACAAGGAAAATATTCAGTTAATGTTATGAGTCATGGAGTTGGAAGCAAAGGAAAGAAACTGAAAAAGAGTTTCAAGAAAGATCCATTTAAGGTTACGGGACCTTCTCATGGCAATGAGGCTCCTAAGAAGGAACATAATGGACCGAAATGTTATTTCTGTCAtggctatgggcatttaaagaaaaattgcccGAAACGTAGAGTTTGGTTTGAAAAGAAAGGTAAACTATTAacttatgtatgtttcgaatcaaataTGACAAAAGTTAATTCTAATACATGGTGGATTGACTCTTGTTCT includes:
- the LOC131155517 gene encoding BURP domain-containing protein BNM2A-like — its product is MAHAFGPWSLFLHLLIINLCTHGIGAREMVEEHWKELTNPQEKIIQKFLIQEDQKNVLQLPMEDHHVHHPSHKNHMDPSLLVFFTLDELKEGQGMPIYFPKRDPSSSPHFSLREGAESIPFSLSQLPKLLQFFSFSPSSPQARAMEDTLRECETKPINGETKICATSLESMLDFTKTILGKETQSEALSTTHLTKSSTLLQNYTILKVSREVPAPKIVACHTMPYPYAVFYCHSHGSKSMVFKVLVQGENGDRVDAVVVCHLDTSQWGRGHVSFRVLRIEPGTSPVCHFFPADNLVWVPTLL